The Garciella nitratireducens DSM 15102 genome includes the window AATTCTTTTACTTTTGTATCATTTGTAAATTCTATAATAAACATCAATCTCCCTTGTCTTTTTTATTAATTATAGCATATATTTGAAAAAAGTAATGTTTATATAAATTTTGTATAATTTTCTTTAAAGAAAGTTTAATAGGTATTGTAAATAAATCTGTGCTTAAGTGAAAATAAACACCCCTTTCTAGCAAGGATTAACAAATAAAGCCAAATGTCAGAAATGATAAATTTTTTCTTAGACACAGATTTATTTACACCCCCTATCAAATCAGATTTGTTCTGAATGCGGACACCAAGGCGGCAAGAAAAATCTCAACATTTAAGAATGGACTTGCTCCGAATGCCCATCCCATCATGACCGTGACATCAATGCTAGTAAAAATATTTTGACCAAAGGTCTAAGAATACACGCTTTAGCGTAACTAGAGAAACAAAAACCGTTAGGTTTAGCTAAATGGTGAGTAGTTCACTATCTTCCCTTTTCTAAGATCTGCTCTCATTGTATTAATAATAGCATCCATCTTTTCTAATTTCTTTAATATAATCTTTTCTTCCCTATCGGTATTGATTATTTTATAAATACCGCCATTTTTTATAACGATCCTCTTATCTGCCATAAGGGCTAAAGTAGGATCGTGAGTTGCCATTAGGACAATTTTTTCTTCATTTACTAAAAGATTTAATGCCCTTTTACGATCAATTCCTGCATTTTCGATTTCGTCAATTAGTACAATCGGAGAAGTACTTAATATTGCAGTATCTGCAATCATTAGAGCTCTAGATTGTCCTCCACTTAATCCTGTAATCTGAGTATCTAAATCGAACTTTTCCCCAGCTAATTCATTCGCTGCCTCAATAATTTTTTCAATCACTCCTTCTTCCTCATCAATCATTCTACTTTGAGCATGTAATTCTAAAAATTCTTTTACTGTTAAGTCCATTACAAAATTCATATTTTGAGATAATTGTGCCACTAATTTATTACTGGTAGAAAATCTAAAACTTGGATCAGGCACCTTCCCGTTTATTAAAATTCTTCTTTGTGTAGGAGTATCCTTATTCGCCGTCCATTCTATATCTGCTAACAATCTACTTTTTCCAGATCCTGTTGCTCCCACTATCGCTACAATTTCACTTTTATAAATAGTTAGTTCATTAAAGTTCTCTAAATTTCCATATTTATCTTTTCCTGAAACTATAGTAATAGAATCTATGGTATCTTTTTTTAATCCTAAAAATTCAATCATTTGATTCAGATAAGTTTCTAAATCTAGTTTTATCTTTTCTGTATCTACTGCCCATTCTTCTTTGTCTTCTGGGGTAAAATGTTTTAAATACTCTTCTAAAGTAAATTCTCCATATCCTTCTATATCTAATTTATTATTTTCAAAAAAGGATAAGATAAAAGGATATTCCTTCTCTAATTTTTTTATTTTCATGAATTCTAATTCTTTTATTTTAATCATGATCATCATCCAACTCCATTTTTCTAATATTTCCTATTTGATATTCTTTTCCAATTCTAGTCTCTCCTAAACAATAAGAACATAAGGCCGATGGCATAGGAAATCTTAATTCCCGATGATTTACAGTTTGAATTTTTTCATCTTGATTGTTTAAAAGAGCACTAAACTCAAAAGCTCCTTGTCCATTTAATCCATTTACATGAATAATGCTAGCTTTAGGATTTACCGAATAAACTTTAGAAGCAAAAACTTCTCTCTCAGCCT containing:
- a CDS encoding ATP-binding cassette domain-containing protein — its product is MIKIKELEFMKIKKLEKEYPFILSFFENNKLDIEGYGEFTLEEYLKHFTPEDKEEWAVDTEKIKLDLETYLNQMIEFLGLKKDTIDSITIVSGKDKYGNLENFNELTIYKSEIVAIVGATGSGKSRLLADIEWTANKDTPTQRRILINGKVPDPSFRFSTSNKLVAQLSQNMNFVMDLTVKEFLELHAQSRMIDEEEGVIEKIIEAANELAGEKFDLDTQITGLSGGQSRALMIADTAILSTSPIVLIDEIENAGIDRKRALNLLVNEEKIVLMATHDPTLALMADKRIVIKNGGIYKIINTDREEKIILKKLEKMDAIINTMRADLRKGKIVNYSPFS